AAGTATATGTCGATAGTCGCAATATAGTATCTAGAAAAATTCAATGGTGTATAAAGGCATTAAAGGGTGAATAATTTTGGATCTTTAGAAGGCAAGAGAATACTTTTTCTACAGGGCCCTATGGGTACATTCTTCAAAAAGCTGGATAAGAATTTTAGAAAAAAAGGTGCCATCACCTATCGTATCGGATTCAATATGGGCGATCAGTTCTTTTCATACCGTGACAATTATATACCCTTCAGAGATGTATGTGAAGTCTGGCCAAAATTCATAGAAGAATTTTTAGGAAAAAAAAAGATTGATATGGTATTTCTTTTCGGTGACTGCCGGTATTATCAGAAAGTGACAACAGCCATTGCCAAAGAAAAAGGGATCGACGTTTTTGTGTTTGAGGAGGGATATCTTCGGCCCCATTACATCACAATGGAAAAATTCGGTGTCAATGGCTTCAGCCAACTGAGTAAAAATCCTGCCTTTTATCTTTCCTCTACGGGGGATGAGATGGTTCCTGAACCTGTACATGCAAAAAGCAGTAAAACAAAAATGGTCATTTCGGCTACACTTTATTATGCAATTTCCAACCTGTTTGGCATCCATTACCCGCATTACAGGCACCACAGGGAATTTTCTGCCGTACAGGAAGCTTTTTACGGGATCCGTGGACTGTTTCGCAAAGCATTGTACGCCGTGACCGAGCGGGACTGTCTTGAACGGCTGACCGTCACACTTTCAGGCAGATACTATTTTGTACCACTTCAGACACATAATGATTTTCAGATACTTCAGCATTCCAGGTACAGATCGATCGAAAAATTTATTATTGAAGTCCTGGAGTCGTTTGCACAATATGCCCCCAAAGATACCTATCTCGTTTTCAAGCATCACCCGGTGGACCGAGGACGGAAGAATTACCGGAAAT
This DNA window, taken from Sulfurovum lithotrophicum, encodes the following:
- a CDS encoding capsule biosynthesis protein; this encodes MNNFGSLEGKRILFLQGPMGTFFKKLDKNFRKKGAITYRIGFNMGDQFFSYRDNYIPFRDVCEVWPKFIEEFLGKKKIDMVFLFGDCRYYQKVTTAIAKEKGIDVFVFEEGYLRPHYITMEKFGVNGFSQLSKNPAFYLSSTGDEMVPEPVHAKSSKTKMVISATLYYAISNLFGIHYPHYRHHREFSAVQEAFYGIRGLFRKALYAVTERDCLERLTVTLSGRYYFVPLQTHNDFQILQHSRYRSIEKFIIEVLESFAQYAPKDTYLVFKHHPVDRGRKNYRKFILEQANILEIRESVIVIHDVFLPEILKHTRGTVTINSTVGLTSIEYGIPTITLGEAVYDIEGLTNKGKELKVFWSDPQLPDRKLYHRFRQYLVNHTQLNGSFYGRMPKELQ